The following are from one region of the Bacteroidales bacterium genome:
- a CDS encoding nodulation protein NfeD: protein MNRIAVNFFAVFIALIYAALPACAEEEENPFSDKSKVYRVYTLNIKEMIAPPVWHLTKKALQSAKDTAADLILIDMNTYGGMLESADSIRTAILQSSIPVWVFIDNNAASAGALISIACDSIYMRPGANIGAATVVDQSGEVVPDKYQSYMRSMMRATAEAKGRDPKIAEGMVDPRIKIPGVSDSGQVITFTTSEAIKFGFSEAQAESLQDVLNVAGIKEYEIINHELTFTDRIIRFLISPVVSGILIMVIIGGLYFELQTPGVGFPIAASILAALLYFMPLYLEGIATHWEIIIFIVGVILIALEVFVIPGFGVAGITGIVLVVAGLALGMVDIKGFELGSFPFRELTVSLFIVIIATFISLTLSFWISRKLFTTTTFGHLALATTQESSEGYTSALESYTRMIGLEGISKTVLRPSGKILIDEETYDATAESGFIEKGEPIKVTRYINSQLFVRKL from the coding sequence ATGAATCGAATAGCAGTTAATTTTTTTGCCGTTTTCATCGCCCTGATTTATGCTGCTTTACCTGCCTGTGCAGAGGAGGAAGAAAATCCATTTAGCGATAAGTCGAAAGTTTACAGGGTTTACACATTAAATATTAAGGAGATGATTGCACCTCCGGTCTGGCACTTGACAAAAAAAGCACTGCAATCAGCAAAGGACACCGCTGCCGATTTGATTCTGATCGATATGAATACCTATGGAGGAATGCTCGAATCGGCAGACTCGATCAGGACGGCAATTTTGCAATCATCCATTCCGGTTTGGGTTTTTATTGATAACAACGCTGCCTCTGCAGGAGCATTGATCTCTATTGCCTGCGACAGTATTTACATGCGTCCCGGAGCAAATATTGGTGCTGCTACCGTTGTTGATCAATCCGGTGAAGTTGTGCCGGACAAGTATCAATCCTACATGCGTTCGATGATGCGTGCGACGGCCGAAGCCAAAGGACGAGATCCGAAAATCGCTGAGGGTATGGTTGACCCGCGAATTAAAATCCCAGGTGTATCCGACTCGGGACAGGTAATCACCTTTACCACATCTGAAGCAATCAAATTCGGATTTTCTGAAGCTCAGGCAGAAAGTCTTCAGGATGTGCTTAATGTTGCTGGAATTAAAGAATATGAAATCATCAACCATGAGCTGACGTTTACCGACAGGATTATCCGTTTTTTAATCAGCCCTGTTGTTTCAGGAATCCTGATCATGGTGATCATCGGCGGGTTGTATTTTGAGTTACAAACACCCGGGGTAGGATTTCCAATTGCAGCCTCTATTTTGGCTGCTTTGCTCTATTTTATGCCGTTATACCTCGAAGGCATTGCAACACACTGGGAAATTATTATTTTCATCGTCGGAGTAATTCTTATTGCCCTGGAAGTGTTTGTCATACCTGGTTTTGGTGTGGCTGGTATAACGGGCATAGTGCTTGTAGTTGCCGGCCTTGCGCTTGGTATGGTTGACATCAAGGGTTTCGAGCTTGGAAGTTTCCCTTTCAGAGAACTAACAGTTTCCTTGTTCATCGTAATCATAGCCACTTTTATTTCGCTAACACTTTCGTTCTGGATCAGCCGAAAACTTTTCACAACAACAACTTTTGGGCACCTGGCACTTGCCACGACTCAGGAAAGTTCAGAGGGTTACACTTCAGCACTTGAATCTTATACCCGTATGATTGGCCTGGAAGGCATTTCAAAAACGGTATTGAGGCCATCCGGCAAAATACTGATCGATGAAGAAACCTATGATGCTACAGCCGAGTCGGGATTTATCGAAAAAGGCGAACCAATCAAAGTTACGCGCTATATCAATTCCCAGCTGTTTGTGAGAAAACTGTAA
- the prfA gene encoding peptide chain release factor 1, giving the protein MLDKLKAIKTKWKDIEQKMNEPTAMSDMKMFIKLNKEYKDLQPIVEAYDELSMITYNIESTREILKNEKDEEFRTMAKEELAELIARRDTLEEKARLMLIPADPIDDKNAIIEIRAGTGGDEASIFAGDLYRMYAKFAETKGWSVEFVDAAEGTMGGFKEIIFNIKGDKVYGQMKYESGVHRVQRVPVTETQGRVHTSASSVVVLPEADEFDIELNPSDIRRDVFCSSGPGGQSVNTTYSAVRLTHIPTGIVASCQDQKSQIKNYNKALSVLRSRIYELEHQKYLDVISSKRKTMVSTGDRSAKIRTYNYPQGRVSDHRIGLTLYNLQSIVDGNIQELIDQLQLAENAERLKSEIETD; this is encoded by the coding sequence ATGCTTGACAAACTTAAAGCAATAAAAACAAAGTGGAAGGACATTGAGCAGAAAATGAATGAACCTACTGCAATGTCCGACATGAAGATGTTCATAAAGCTGAATAAGGAATATAAAGATCTGCAACCGATCGTTGAAGCCTATGATGAGCTGAGCATGATCACCTACAATATCGAATCGACCAGGGAGATTCTAAAAAACGAGAAAGACGAAGAATTTCGCACCATGGCGAAGGAAGAACTGGCAGAATTGATTGCGCGGAGGGATACCTTGGAAGAAAAAGCACGCCTCATGCTAATTCCTGCAGACCCGATTGATGATAAGAATGCCATTATTGAAATCAGGGCTGGCACTGGGGGTGATGAAGCCAGCATTTTTGCGGGCGATCTTTACAGAATGTATGCGAAATTTGCTGAAACCAAAGGTTGGTCAGTAGAATTTGTTGACGCTGCTGAAGGCACAATGGGGGGCTTTAAGGAGATCATTTTCAATATAAAAGGGGATAAAGTTTACGGGCAAATGAAATATGAGTCCGGTGTACATCGCGTGCAAAGGGTTCCGGTGACTGAAACACAGGGCAGGGTTCATACATCAGCCTCTTCAGTTGTTGTTTTACCTGAAGCCGATGAGTTTGATATTGAGTTAAATCCTTCTGATATCCGGCGTGATGTTTTTTGCTCTTCGGGCCCGGGTGGGCAATCTGTCAATACCACTTACTCCGCTGTCAGGCTTACCCATATTCCGACAGGGATTGTGGCTTCCTGCCAGGATCAGAAATCACAAATTAAAAACTACAATAAGGCACTTTCGGTATTACGTTCCAGAATCTATGAACTTGAACATCAGAAGTATCTTGACGTAATTTCCTCGAAAAGAAAAACCATGGTATCGACAGGTGACCGGTCAGCCAAAATCAGAACCTACAATTATCCACAGGGAAGAGTGTCGGATCACCGGATCGGGCTGACGCTATATAACCTTCAATCCATTGTGGATGGGAATATTCAGGAGCTCATTGATCAATTACAGTTGGCCGAAAACGCCGAACGGCTCAAATCGGAAATTGAAACGGATTAA
- a CDS encoding DUF4290 domain-containing protein, with the protein MENLEYNTQRTQLPLPEYGRNLQKMVDKVVKTEDKEKRTRYAHQLIEIMVQLHTTAKDSPELRHKLWDHLHIMSDFKLDIDSPFPVPDREVLTKAPRRISYPKRSMKYSYYGRNIQMIIEKACEMEEGPDKEELTKSIANQLKKSYLIWNRDSVDDSLIAQHLTELSNNRLRISEALQLKHTNEILSQQGTKKKPKPKSSKNQSQRRKGKY; encoded by the coding sequence ATGGAAAATCTGGAATACAACACTCAGCGCACGCAACTCCCATTACCGGAATATGGCAGAAATCTTCAAAAGATGGTAGATAAAGTGGTGAAAACTGAGGATAAGGAAAAAAGAACACGTTATGCCCATCAGCTGATTGAAATTATGGTTCAACTGCATACAACGGCAAAAGACTCTCCCGAATTAAGACACAAATTATGGGATCACCTGCACATCATGTCGGATTTTAAACTCGATATCGATTCCCCATTCCCTGTACCTGACCGGGAAGTATTGACGAAAGCCCCAAGAAGGATTAGTTACCCTAAACGCAGCATGAAATACTCCTACTACGGCCGGAATATACAGATGATTATCGAAAAAGCCTGCGAAATGGAAGAAGGTCCGGACAAAGAAGAATTGACTAAAAGCATTGCCAACCAGCTAAAAAAATCTTACCTGATCTGGAACCGTGACTCAGTGGACGACAGTCTGATTGCACAGCACCTGACAGAATTGTCGAACAACAGGCTTCGTATTTCGGAAGCCCTGCAGCTTAAGCACACCAACGAAATATTGAGCCAGCAGGGAACCAAGAAAAAACCTAAACCTAAATCATCGAAGAATCAGTCGCAACGTAGGAAAGGGAAGTATTAG
- the murA gene encoding UDP-N-acetylglucosamine 1-carboxyvinyltransferase: protein MSSFVIQGGKKLGGEITPQGAKNEALQVICATLLTPEKVTISNIPLINDVINLIDLLSDLGVKVGKKDRNTFTFEAVHINLEYLRSDTFRKKGASLRGSIMILGPLLTRFGLGYIPQPGGDKIGRRRLDTHFIGLQKLGAKFDHSFDDKFYKVDASKLTGTYMLLDEASVTGTANVLMAATLAKGTTTIFNAACEPYLVQLCKMLNRMGAKITGIGSNLLVIEGVEQLHGCSHTLLPDMIEIGSFIGLAAMTQSGVTIRGVDVSQLGIIPDVFRRLGIIIEEGENSLIIPEQEIYEVETFLDGSIMTIADAPWPGFTPDLISIALVVAIQAQGSVLIHQKMFESRLYFVDKLIDMGAQIILCDPHRATVIGLGRKYKLRGLRMSSPDIRAGVALLIAALSANGESIIDNIDQIDRGYQDIDVRLKALGADIVRV from the coding sequence ATGAGTTCGTTCGTCATTCAGGGCGGTAAGAAGTTAGGAGGTGAAATTACACCACAAGGCGCCAAAAATGAGGCACTGCAAGTAATCTGTGCTACTTTGCTTACACCTGAAAAGGTTACCATTTCCAATATTCCGCTCATCAATGATGTGATCAACCTGATTGATCTGCTTAGTGATCTGGGTGTGAAAGTGGGTAAAAAGGACAGGAATACTTTCACTTTCGAGGCAGTGCATATCAATCTCGAGTACCTGCGTTCAGACACTTTCAGGAAGAAAGGTGCAAGTCTCAGGGGCTCAATCATGATTCTTGGTCCTCTCCTCACTCGTTTCGGATTGGGTTACATTCCTCAGCCGGGTGGCGACAAAATTGGTCGCCGCCGTCTTGATACGCATTTTATTGGTTTGCAGAAACTCGGGGCAAAATTTGATCACAGTTTCGATGATAAATTTTACAAAGTAGATGCCTCAAAATTAACCGGAACCTATATGTTGCTTGACGAAGCCTCTGTGACCGGAACAGCAAACGTTTTGATGGCTGCCACACTTGCCAAAGGAACAACGACCATTTTCAATGCCGCCTGTGAGCCATACCTGGTTCAATTATGTAAAATGCTCAACCGGATGGGCGCAAAAATAACAGGGATAGGTTCTAATCTCCTCGTTATCGAAGGTGTGGAACAATTGCACGGTTGCAGTCATACTTTACTACCTGATATGATCGAGATCGGAAGTTTCATCGGGCTTGCTGCCATGACGCAATCAGGTGTCACTATCAGAGGAGTCGACGTTAGCCAACTTGGGATCATCCCAGATGTATTCAGGCGGCTGGGAATCATCATCGAAGAGGGCGAGAATTCGTTAATCATTCCTGAACAGGAGATTTACGAAGTGGAAACTTTTCTTGATGGCAGTATCATGACCATTGCTGATGCACCATGGCCCGGCTTTACTCCGGACCTTATCAGTATTGCGCTGGTTGTGGCCATTCAGGCACAGGGTAGTGTACTCATCCACCAAAAGATGTTCGAAAGCCGCCTCTATTTTGTAGATAAACTTATTGACATGGGGGCACAAATCATCCTTTGTGACCCACATCGTGCAACCGTAATCGGCCTCGGCAGAAAATATAAACTTCGAGGCCTCAGGATGAGTTCACCTGACATACGGGCCGGGGTAGCACTTCTGATTGCAGCGCTTTCGGCAAATGGTGAAAGTATTATCGACAATATTGACCAGATTGACCGTGGTTACCAGGATATTGATGTCAGGTTGAAAGCCCTGGGTGCTGATATTGTCAGGGTATAG
- a CDS encoding TlpA family protein disulfide reductase, which produces MLKMILKLLSLFLLIHIASHSLNAQTGSSPKTGIEIGNLAPDITLKDMYENDLSLYNLRGNIVFISFWAAWCRPCRHENLQIVEIFQTFKDVKFSKGERFRIFSVSLDKTRENWINAINKDGLVWSDHVSSLEGWESPVAKTYDIRAIPANLLLDSNGIIIAKNLKIEQLNELLQKFAE; this is translated from the coding sequence ATGCTCAAAATGATCTTAAAACTTCTTTCACTCTTTCTCCTGATTCATATAGCATCTCATTCCCTGAATGCCCAGACTGGTTCATCTCCCAAAACGGGGATTGAAATTGGCAACCTTGCTCCGGACATCACCCTGAAAGATATGTACGAAAATGATTTGAGTCTTTATAATTTGAGAGGCAACATCGTCTTCATTTCTTTTTGGGCAGCCTGGTGTCGCCCGTGCAGGCATGAAAATCTTCAGATTGTTGAGATTTTCCAGACTTTTAAGGATGTAAAATTCAGCAAGGGAGAGCGTTTCAGGATTTTTAGTGTATCCCTTGACAAAACGAGGGAGAACTGGATAAATGCCATCAACAAGGATGGTTTGGTTTGGAGTGATCATGTGAGCAGCCTCGAGGGTTGGGAGTCGCCGGTGGCAAAGACATACGATATCAGAGCAATCCCTGCCAACCTCCTGCTCGACAGCAATGGAATCATTATCGCAAAAAATCTAAAAATCGAACAGCTGAACGAACTTCTGCAAAAATTTGCGGAGTGA
- a CDS encoding nucleotide exchange factor GrpE: MVEENNFDFTDLSGETVDGKDATSAESTKDAQAKNAKDQTSKTLFQKGHKAVKRYEEKIKSLEEKLDELNDKYLRLFSEFDNYRKRTNKERLDLLKTASEDTIIGLLPVLDDFERAIAAMDKNGATGVDVDGIKLIYNKLLNILTKKGLESMSSAGQPFDTDFHEALTIIPAPDDQMKGKVIEEIEKGYLLNGKVIRFARVVVGQ; encoded by the coding sequence ATGGTTGAAGAAAACAATTTTGATTTCACTGATCTATCCGGAGAGACGGTTGATGGCAAGGATGCCACAAGTGCAGAAAGCACGAAGGACGCACAGGCAAAAAATGCTAAGGACCAAACCTCTAAAACACTGTTTCAAAAAGGCCACAAGGCCGTGAAGAGATATGAAGAGAAGATCAAAAGCCTCGAAGAAAAACTGGATGAACTCAATGATAAATATTTAAGATTGTTTTCTGAGTTCGATAACTATCGCAAGAGAACAAATAAAGAGCGTCTTGATTTATTGAAGACAGCCTCCGAAGATACGATCATTGGTCTGTTACCTGTGCTGGATGATTTTGAAAGAGCCATTGCTGCAATGGATAAAAATGGCGCTACTGGTGTTGATGTTGATGGAATTAAACTGATATACAATAAGTTATTAAATATTCTAACAAAAAAAGGACTTGAGTCGATGAGTTCAGCAGGACAACCGTTTGACACCGACTTTCACGAAGCATTAACCATTATTCCCGCCCCTGACGACCAGATGAAAGGAAAAGTGATCGAAGAAATTGAAAAAGGTTACCTTCTCAACGGAAAAGTGATCAGGTTTGCCCGCGTAGTTGTGGGGCAATAA
- the dnaJ gene encoding molecular chaperone DnaJ has product MSKRDYYEILEVSRDASEADVKKAYRKMALKFHPDKNPGDKSAEDKFKEAAEAYEVLSDPQKRERYNRYGHDGVGNQGGGMSMDDIFSHFGDIFGGAFGGFGGGFGGGFSGGGTHRRVNRGSNLRVKVKLNLDEIANGVEKKIKVSKFVKCEPCSGTGAQHGSSYNTCHTCHGSGQVTRVTNTFLGQMQTTSTCPTCGGEGRSITQKCTSCGGDGIVKGEEVISINIPAGVADGMQLSVSGKGNAGARSGINGDLIIIIEEKEHEDLVRDGNNLIYEKYISFPDAVLGCQVEIPTLEGKARITLEPGIQSGKVLRLKGKGLPNIDRYGKGDLLININVWTPESVSKEEKLILEKLALSPNFSPSPSKGQKNFFSRMKEYFQ; this is encoded by the coding sequence ATGTCAAAAAGAGACTACTACGAAATACTTGAAGTGTCCAGAGATGCCAGCGAGGCCGATGTTAAAAAGGCTTACCGCAAGATGGCGTTGAAATTTCATCCTGATAAAAACCCTGGTGACAAAAGTGCGGAAGATAAATTTAAAGAGGCTGCCGAAGCCTATGAGGTCTTGAGCGATCCACAGAAGCGGGAACGTTACAATCGTTATGGCCATGATGGGGTGGGCAACCAGGGTGGTGGTATGTCGATGGATGATATATTCTCTCATTTTGGTGATATTTTTGGTGGGGCATTCGGAGGGTTTGGTGGTGGTTTTGGAGGCGGTTTCAGCGGTGGAGGCACACACCGGAGGGTCAATCGGGGATCCAATCTTCGTGTTAAAGTAAAGCTGAATCTTGATGAAATTGCAAATGGAGTTGAAAAGAAAATCAAGGTAAGTAAATTTGTAAAATGCGAGCCCTGCTCAGGAACAGGCGCCCAACATGGCTCATCTTACAATACATGTCACACGTGTCATGGCTCTGGCCAGGTAACTCGGGTGACCAATACATTTTTGGGACAAATGCAAACCACATCTACCTGTCCGACTTGTGGTGGAGAAGGTCGTTCGATAACCCAGAAATGCACTTCCTGCGGTGGCGACGGCATAGTGAAAGGGGAAGAGGTGATCAGTATCAATATACCGGCTGGTGTGGCTGATGGCATGCAGCTTTCGGTGAGTGGAAAAGGAAATGCCGGTGCAAGAAGTGGTATCAATGGCGACCTCATCATCATCATCGAAGAGAAAGAACACGAAGACCTGGTGCGTGATGGCAACAACCTGATCTATGAAAAATATATCTCCTTCCCTGATGCAGTGCTCGGCTGTCAGGTAGAAATACCAACCCTTGAAGGAAAAGCAAGGATTACACTGGAGCCAGGAATACAAAGCGGCAAAGTACTCCGCCTCAAAGGTAAAGGACTGCCAAATATTGACCGTTACGGTAAAGGTGATCTGCTGATTAACATCAATGTATGGACTCCCGAGAGTGTAAGTAAAGAGGAAAAACTAATCCTTGAAAAGCTGGCACTTTCGCCCAATTTCAGTCCTTCCCCTTCAAAAGGTCAGAAAAACTTCTTTAGCCGGATGAAAGAATATTTTCAGTAA
- a CDS encoding ATP-binding cassette domain-containing protein, translating into METLRINNVSKQFTGHRALKNVSLTVPRGSIFGLLGPNGAGKTTLIRIINRITAPDEGEVLFNGARLTREDVSRIGYLPEERGLYKKMKVGEQALYLAQLKGLSKSEATERLKVWFKKFEITAWWDKKVEELSKGMQQKIQFVVTVLHKPELLIFDEPFSGFDPINVNLLKDEILKIKEEGGTIIFSTHNMASVEELCDHIALINNAEKILDGRVDEIKQSYKKNLFELTYVKNSHSFATNLPQDYHLIGEEIENGFARAKIQIPSQTTPNDLLKLAIAEVEVHGFTEILPTMNDIFISKVNEYKK; encoded by the coding sequence ATGGAAACACTCAGAATCAACAATGTGAGTAAACAGTTTACCGGTCATCGTGCACTCAAGAATGTGAGTCTCACGGTTCCTCGTGGGAGCATTTTCGGGCTGCTGGGGCCAAACGGCGCCGGTAAAACCACACTGATAAGAATCATCAATCGTATTACGGCGCCCGACGAAGGGGAAGTCCTGTTTAACGGCGCCAGACTTACAAGGGAGGACGTTTCGCGGATCGGATACCTGCCGGAAGAACGCGGCCTTTATAAAAAAATGAAAGTTGGGGAGCAGGCACTCTATCTCGCTCAACTCAAAGGATTATCCAAATCAGAAGCTACAGAAAGACTGAAAGTCTGGTTTAAAAAGTTTGAGATCACCGCATGGTGGGACAAAAAAGTGGAGGAACTTTCGAAAGGGATGCAGCAAAAAATCCAGTTCGTGGTCACTGTGCTGCACAAACCTGAGCTACTGATTTTCGACGAGCCATTTAGCGGTTTCGACCCCATCAACGTCAATCTTTTAAAAGATGAAATCCTGAAAATCAAAGAAGAGGGGGGCACAATTATCTTTTCAACCCACAACATGGCTTCCGTTGAAGAACTTTGCGATCACATTGCATTGATTAATAATGCGGAGAAAATCCTTGATGGACGTGTGGATGAAATCAAACAGTCTTATAAGAAAAATCTGTTCGAACTGACTTATGTGAAAAACAGTCATTCTTTTGCCACCAATCTGCCACAGGACTATCATCTGATTGGCGAGGAAATTGAAAATGGGTTCGCAAGGGCAAAAATCCAGATCCCTTCCCAAACAACCCCCAACGATCTGCTGAAACTCGCCATTGCTGAGGTGGAAGTGCATGGTTTCACAGAAATACTCCCAACTATGAATGACATTTTTATTTCAAAAGTGAACGAATACAAAAAATAA
- a CDS encoding ABC transporter permease codes for MNKIKIIITREYLSRVKKKSFIVMTILGPILMASIWVLPVFLSTISTDEKTIQVIDETGLFAQRFTDTKTMKFIPISVDVETAKENLLKSGDYGLLWIPQTELSVPSAGMFYSTGQPSLDVTSHIKSIMKNEVESLKLEASGVDPEILRAIKSNIVLNTIKITESGSEEKSFTEVSMGVGIVSGVLIYMFIFMFGAQVMRGVMEEKTNRIVEVIISSVKPFELMMGKIVGVALVGLTQFMLWIVLTLGIVTVLQATVLDTTELTKSEQLYTGGAKVLDAEQLKNISEQTQSQDSFNVRIIEAISSINYGVMIGAFLFFFLGGYLLYAALFAAIGSAVDNETDSQQFMLPVTIPLILSMVMLGMIINNPSGPVAFWFSIIPLTSPIIMMLRIPFGVPLWEIALSAGLLILGFLFTTWFAAKIYRTGILMYGKKVNYAELWKWMKYE; via the coding sequence ATGAATAAAATCAAAATCATCATTACACGCGAGTATTTGTCGAGGGTGAAGAAAAAGTCGTTCATTGTGATGACCATACTTGGCCCGATTCTAATGGCCTCCATTTGGGTACTCCCTGTTTTTTTGTCGACAATATCCACGGATGAAAAAACTATTCAGGTGATTGACGAAACCGGCCTGTTTGCGCAACGATTTACTGACACCAAAACAATGAAGTTCATCCCCATTTCTGTTGATGTTGAAACGGCCAAGGAAAACCTGCTGAAAAGTGGCGATTACGGGTTGCTCTGGATCCCTCAAACAGAGCTTAGTGTGCCATCGGCAGGGATGTTTTATTCCACCGGTCAGCCTTCACTTGATGTCACTTCGCATATCAAAAGTATCATGAAAAATGAGGTGGAAAGCCTCAAACTCGAGGCTTCCGGTGTGGATCCCGAAATTCTCAGGGCAATCAAATCCAACATTGTACTCAATACGATTAAAATCACCGAAAGTGGTAGTGAAGAAAAGAGCTTTACTGAAGTAAGCATGGGTGTAGGTATTGTTTCAGGTGTGCTTATTTACATGTTCATTTTTATGTTTGGAGCGCAGGTTATGCGTGGTGTGATGGAGGAAAAGACCAACCGCATTGTTGAAGTAATCATTTCTTCGGTCAAGCCATTTGAACTGATGATGGGAAAAATTGTCGGAGTAGCGCTTGTTGGGCTCACCCAGTTCATGTTGTGGATTGTGCTCACGCTCGGTATAGTCACAGTTTTGCAGGCAACCGTGCTTGATACTACCGAACTCACAAAGTCGGAACAATTATACACCGGTGGAGCAAAAGTACTTGATGCAGAACAGTTAAAGAACATTTCGGAGCAGACACAATCGCAGGATTCATTCAATGTCCGGATTATCGAAGCCATCAGTTCGATCAATTATGGAGTGATGATTGGGGCATTCCTGTTTTTTTTCCTTGGCGGATATTTGCTTTATGCCGCACTTTTTGCTGCCATTGGATCCGCTGTTGACAACGAAACCGATTCTCAGCAATTTATGCTGCCGGTAACCATCCCGCTCATCCTATCGATGGTAATGCTGGGTATGATCATCAATAACCCCTCAGGCCCGGTTGCTTTTTGGTTTTCAATCATCCCGCTCACCTCGCCAATCATTATGATGCTGCGCATTCCTTTTGGTGTGCCATTATGGGAAATTGCACTTTCAGCAGGATTGCTGATTCTTGGCTTTCTTTTTACTACCTGGTTTGCTGCAAAGATTTACCGGACAGGAATTTTAATGTATGGTAAAAAAGTAAATTATGCAGAGTTATGGAAATGGATGAAGTACGAATAA
- the prmA gene encoding 50S ribosomal protein L11 methyltransferase — translation MNYYCVNILFKDKSSGDYSEIIPAWLSDCGFDSFTDDDNGIKAFIPETDFDEKAVTEQLEWIKQQVNISWEFRFIPDENWNREWEKNFDPVTIAGRCMVRAPFHQPDPNIEFDLVIMPKMSFGTAHHETTRMMIEFILEQDWEGKEVLDMGSGTGVLAILASRMGAKRVVAVDNDSWAYENACENTERNLVNNVTTLLGDEKTISEMTFDVIIANINRNILLQHLPSYLNSLKSDGKLFMSGFYEEDIPILLVEADKSGLEFKAKKLLNKWAAIMIG, via the coding sequence ATGAACTATTACTGCGTCAATATTTTATTTAAAGATAAATCCTCAGGTGATTACAGCGAAATTATCCCGGCATGGCTGAGCGACTGCGGTTTCGATAGTTTTACAGACGATGACAACGGGATCAAAGCATTTATTCCAGAAACTGATTTTGATGAAAAAGCAGTGACCGAACAGCTTGAATGGATCAAACAGCAGGTTAATATTTCGTGGGAATTCAGGTTTATACCGGACGAGAACTGGAACCGGGAGTGGGAAAAGAACTTCGATCCGGTGACCATTGCAGGCCGATGTATGGTGAGAGCACCTTTTCATCAACCCGATCCGAACATTGAGTTTGACCTCGTGATCATGCCAAAAATGTCATTTGGTACTGCTCACCATGAAACAACCCGGATGATGATTGAATTCATTCTCGAACAAGATTGGGAAGGCAAAGAGGTGCTTGATATGGGGAGCGGAACCGGAGTACTGGCCATCCTTGCTTCCAGAATGGGAGCAAAAAGAGTAGTTGCAGTTGATAATGACAGCTGGGCCTACGAGAATGCATGCGAAAACACCGAAAGAAACCTGGTAAATAATGTCACAACCCTCTTAGGTGATGAAAAAACAATATCCGAAATGACCTTCGATGTGATCATCGCAAATATTAACCGGAATATTCTTCTCCAGCATTTGCCTTCCTACCTAAACTCACTCAAGTCAGATGGCAAGCTGTTTATGAGTGGTTTTTACGAAGAAGACATCCCCATTTTACTTGTTGAAGCTGATAAATCAGGTCTTGAATTCAAAGCTAAAAAATTGCTGAATAAGTGGGCTGCAATCATGATCGGGTAA
- the plsY gene encoding glycerol-3-phosphate 1-O-acyltransferase PlsY — protein sequence MTNEMYIGIGILTAYLVGSIPSAVWVGKIFWGVDVRNEGSGNAGATNTIRVLGLKAGIPVLLFDVFKGWLAVYLVHFLPIEQLSTFQADLFRIFVAVAVVLGHVFPVFAGFRGGKGIATLLGVGIALYPYAVLVTIAIFALMLIISKYVSLSSITAAVSFPFLVFFLFNTGSTPLLILAVFVGIFVPLTHRKNIKRLLNHEESKFSVKKKK from the coding sequence ATGACAAACGAAATGTACATCGGTATTGGAATACTCACCGCTTACCTGGTTGGCTCAATCCCCTCAGCTGTCTGGGTTGGGAAGATATTTTGGGGGGTTGATGTACGTAATGAGGGTAGTGGCAATGCCGGCGCCACCAACACCATCCGCGTTCTCGGGTTGAAAGCAGGAATTCCCGTGCTGCTCTTCGATGTTTTTAAAGGATGGCTGGCAGTTTACCTGGTTCACTTCCTTCCAATTGAACAATTGAGTACATTTCAGGCTGACCTGTTTAGGATATTTGTAGCTGTTGCTGTTGTCCTTGGACATGTATTTCCGGTATTTGCCGGTTTCAGGGGAGGTAAAGGAATCGCCACTCTGCTTGGTGTTGGCATCGCACTTTACCCTTATGCTGTTTTGGTAACGATTGCCATTTTCGCCCTAATGCTGATCATTTCAAAATATGTTTCCCTTTCATCCATCACCGCTGCTGTAAGTTTTCCTTTCCTTGTCTTTTTCCTTTTTAATACCGGTTCAACGCCATTGTTAATTCTTGCTGTTTTTGTCGGAATATTTGTCCCGCTGACGCATCGAAAAAACATCAAACGGTTGCTTAATCATGAGGAATCAAAGTTTAGTGTGAAAAAGAAGAAGTGA